The region TATGAATTATAGTTAAATTTTACTTCTATTTTTGTTTTATTATTTTATGAACTTAAATATTAATACTAGTTGTTATTCAAATTATTTTATAAGATATATGGTTATAGAATTTATGCATATAAGATTTATAAAAGGAGTTTATTATGGAACTTCAAGGAATAACAATAGATTTTTATGATAAAAGAACTTGCGGTCTTTTACCTGATTTATGTCTTAAATGGGATATTCGTTATGATGAGATTGAGGATAATGAAGAATTAATTCAATATTGGGAAGAAAGCCTTAATAGGGTACTTTCTAAAACCGATAAAGTAGTTAGCGGAAATATGGATGGAAAATCTATTTTATATTCTGCTGATGAAGATGCAATTAATATTATAAAAGAAGAATTCAAAGAATTAGAACTTAATAAAATAAATTATGAAGATATTATCAAGTGTGAAAATTGTCTGAAAAATGATTATTTAGAAAAATAAGATAAAAGCATAGTTTAATCTATATAATTATATCTTAATAAAAAGATTTAAAAGTAGAACTATGTCAAAAGATTTAAGATTTAATTTAGAAGATGTTAGTCAAATAATTATTGGTTCTTTTGCTTTAGCAATACCAATATCATTTTCAGAAGAGGCTTGGCGATTAAGTGAAACTTTGCCTTTTTTTAATCTAGGTTTATTACTTATTTTATCTTTTTGTTTTCTTGGTTTTTACACCTTTCAAGGTATATTTCAAGGAAATGTAAAAAGTAGATTATTTGCTTTTATTTTTAGAGTATTTATAGCATATTTGATTGCTATGGTTGTTGTTTTTTTAATACTTCTAGCAATTGATAAGCTACCTTTAATCGATGAAACAATTATTGCTATAAAAAGAATTATCGTAATATCAATGCCAGCTTCTATGGGAGCTATTATTGTTGATGGATTTGACAAGGAATAGATATGTTAGTGGATAATATTTTTGATGATATAATAATTGATAAGAAAAATGAACAGTTTACAGATATAATAAAAAATAAAAGTGTCAGAATAGAAAAAATAGTATCAAATGGTCAAAGTTCTCCAAAAGACTTTTGGTATTGTCAAGATGAAAATGAGTTTGTAATCATCTTAAAAGGTGAAGCAATACTTGAGTTTGAAAATGAAAAAGTTCCTATGCTAGAAGGAGATTTTATAAATATTCCTTCAAAAACAAAACATAGAGTAGAATACACTTTAAAAGATGGTGTTACTATTTGGTTAGCAGTTTTTTATAATTAAATTTTTACTATAAATTCTGCACCTAATCCATCTTCATCTTCCACATTTCTAACACTAATAATCCCATTAAAGTGTTTTTGAATTATTTGCGAACTCATATATAGACCTATTCCTGTACCTTGACTTTGATGTTTTGTTGTAAAGTATGGATCAAAAATCTTATCTACAATATTTTCAGGAACGCCACCTGCATTATCTTTTACTTTTATAATAGTTGAGTTATTTTCATATTTCAATGTTATCTTTACAATTTTATTTTTAATTTGTTTTTCTACTAAAACATCTTTTGCATTTGAAAACAGATTTAATATAACTTGAGCTAACATACTACTTGCACCATTATATTCCATATCTGGATCTTCAATTACTTTTTTTAAAACTATATGATTATTTTTATATGTTGCTGAGGTGATATTTTCACAATCTTTAATAACTTTTGATAATTTAAAAATCTCTTTTTCTGTACTTGATCTAAAGAAATTTCTAAAGTCTTCTATCGTTTTAGATAAGTATTGAACTGTATCATTGATTTTTTTCATATTTTTAAGCGTTTCTTCTTGCGTTGATGTTTGTTCCATTTCACTTTTTAGTTGATAAGAGGTTGCTATTGCAGAGATAAGACTAAGAGGTTGTCTCCATTGATGTGCAATATTTCCTATCATCTCTCCCATGGACGATAGTCTAGTTTGTTGTTGTAAAAGCATATCTTTTTGTTTTAACTCTTCTTGTATTTTATTTCTTTGTGTTATATCTCTTGATGCAGCATACAAATAAGGATTGCCGTCTAAAACTATATCTTTTGTTTTTATTTCAACATCAAAAAGAGTTCCATCTTTTCTTTTATGTTTTGTTTCAAATGTTTTTGGATTGCTTATTAAATCTTCAATTGTATCTTTAAAATCTAATTTTATATCCCAATCTTTTACATTTAAGGTTTTCGCTTCTTCTTCAGTATATCCAAGAGAATTTATAAATGAAGTACTATACATATAAAGGTTCCCTTTTATATCTAATATATGTATAAAGTCACCTGCATTATCAAGTATGGTTTTTATTCTATGAGTTTCTTCTTTTAGAGATTTTTCAAGATAGTATTTTTCAGTCTTATCTTCTGCAACACCAATATATCCTGTTACTTTTTCATTTTCATCTCTTAAAGCAGTTATTATAAGTTTTACAATCATTTTTTGATTGTTTTTAGTTTTAATCTCCCAATAACTTTGATTTTCCAAACCTTTATCAGTTTTGAATGTAATAACTTTATGGTTTGCTTCTATCTCTTCTTTATATATAATTGAAAGTTCTTTAGCTCTTTTTTCTAAATCTTTTTTTTGACAAAAAATAGTTATATTTTTTTTATTTACAACTTCTTCGGAACTATATCCAAAATTTATCTCAGCTCTTTTATTAAATGATGTGATTAAACCATTTTTGTCAAATACTACTACATTGTAAGCTATATTATCAAAAATAGCTTTTTTAAATTGATTTCTTTCTTCTATCATAGATATTTGTGATTTAATTTTGCCTACCATTTTATTAAAGGTTTTAGATAATACACCTATCTCATCTTTTGTCTTTATTTTAAGATTAATATCAAACTCATTTTGTGATATCTTTTCACTAGCTTGTGTTAATGTTGTTAGATGTTTTGTAAGTAAATAACCAATAGTAAAAAGCAGCAATATACTTAATAAAATCTCTAAAGATGCAATAAAAAAGCTTTGGGAAAATAGTTCTTTACTTGCTTGATGTAAAAAGCTTGTATTAAAACCAAAATAAACTTTTCCATATGATTGATTAGAAAACATTATATCAACACTTGTATGATAAATATTTTCATCATTTTTTAGTGAATAACTTTGTTTAGGAAGAGAATCATTTTGATGCCAATTTGCACTTGATATAGTTTTGTCATCTTTTTTTATTAAAATATATATTAAATCTTCTGACCCAACATAATCTTTCAATAAAGAATCAAGTGTAGCGTAATCTCTTTCTACTAATAGAGGCAATAGTGATGCTTGAAAGTTTGATTTTGTACTTTCAATTTGTTTTGTTATTGAAGAACTTAAATAATTAAGTATTAATCTATCTGCATTTATGATTAGTAATGATAAAGCAGTAATCTCTATCAAAAGAGAAAAAGCTACTAGTTTAAATCTTAGACTATTAAAAAATCTCATTTTATCCCTAAATATTTTTTTGTATCTTTGGAAACAGTTAATAAACTTTCTATATCTTCTTTAGAAATGTTTATGTATCCTTTATATCCAGTTTTTTTAAAGAAAATTTTTCCTTCAGAAGATTTCTCAAATTTTTTTAGTTTTTCTTTTATTTGATTAATCTTATTTTTGTTAAGTTTTGGATTAGCTAAGGTAAATAGATGTGGCATTTTAAAATCTGATTCTAAAATTCTAATTTTCTTTAAAAGCTCTTTATCTGAAAATTGTTTCAGAGGACTATATGTTGTTATAGATGCATCAGTAGTTTTTAATAATACACTTTTTATAGCACTAGTATGAGAACCTAAATCTTCTAATTTAAAATTTTTACCTTCAATTAAACCATTATCCAATAAAGTTTTTACTCCACCAATATTTAAAGCTGCTAGATAATCAGGTGTAGCTATAGTTGTGTTTTTTAAATCAGAAATTTTTTTATAAGGACTATCTTTTAATACAATTATTAATAAATCTAAAGAAGTATTATATCTATATATTGGTATAAAACCATTTTGGATATGAAGTGCGCCAAAATGTGGTGATGTAACAATTAAATCAAAATCACCACTTTCAACATCTTCATAAAATTTTTTATAATTACTTGAAGTGTATACTTCAACATTAGTGTTTAATTCTTTTGTTAAAAAATCAGTAAGAGGCTTATATATTTTTATTATTTTTAAAGCATTAGTATATGGAGTTACACCTATCTTTAAACTATCGGCAACACAAAATATAGAAAAAAAGCTGAATAGTAAAATTAATTTTATCAGTTTCATTAATAATCCTTTAATGAATAGTTATTTAAATTTTACCAGATTTCGTATAAATAAGACAAATTAATAAGTATAATTAAGTTTATATATAAGTATATACCCAAGTTACTCTTGGGCATATATTTATTTTATAGCTTGGATAGTAATTGAAAAATCTAAATTTTTTCCTGCTAATGGATGGTTGAAATCTACTTCAACTTCATTGTCTAAAATATTAGTAACAACTACTTGAATAGGTTGACCACCTTCCCCTTGACCTTGTAGAGGCATCCCAATTTGTAGCTCTAAATCTCCAAATTGTTCTTTTGGTACTAATTGTTTAGCTTCTGGATTATATTCTCCATATGCTTCTTGCGCAGGTACATTTATCTCTTTTGTATCATTTACATTCATATCAGCGATTCTTGATTCTAGTCCTGGAATAATTTGTCCAGAACCATATGTAAATTCTAGTGGCTCTTTGTCAATATTGCTATCAACAATTTCTCCTTCTATCTTTAATTCGTAGTTTATCGATACTAGTTGATTGTTTTCTATAGCCATAATGACTCCTTTTTTAATTTATCTTGAACACTATATCCAAATTTTTTTATATATAGATAAATAAAAAGTATGCAAAAATATTATTAAAATTTATTTTCTATATCTTTTACCCAATCTTCTAATCTTTTGTCTGTTAGTTCACTTTGATTATCTTCATCTAATACAAGACCAATGAATTTATCATTAACAACAGCTGTTGATTCTTCAAATTCATATCCGTCAGTTGATGTTTGACCAATAATATTTGCATCTTTTACATACCCATACAGATGTCCTAAAGCATTACAAAAAGTATCTTCATAACCTTCTTGGTCTCCAATTCCTAATAAAGCTACAGTTTTATTTGAAAAATCAATATTTTCTAAATTTTCTTCAAAATCTTCCCAATCAGATTGTAAATCTCCATCTCCCCAAGTAGGTGAAGCAAGAATTAAATTTTTGTATTTTTCAATATCCTCTTTTTTTGTATTTGAGATATTGTGAATTTCTATCTCTTTAGAAAATAAATCTTTAATTTTTTCTACAATCTCTTCTGTTGTTCCTGTATCACTACCAAAAAATAAACCTATTTTTTCCATAAAAAATCCTTTATATAATTTAAAATGGAAATTTAACATCTAAAAATTAAATAGTTATAAAATTTTTTCTGTAATTAATATTATTAACTTTAAAGGTTTAAAATGTGTATTTTTGTTATAAATTATTAAAAAATTTATTTATTTTACTTCTTTTTTTATAAATTAAATGTAGTTTAAATCTTTAATTTATTATAATCCAGCCTCATGAGGGAGATTTTATAATGTTATTAATTATAGAAATAGTTTTATTTCTTTTTGTTATGTATCGTGGTTGGTTTTTTGAGTCACTAGGATTGTTATTTCTTTTTTTTATAGAACAAATACTTATTGTAGAACTAAATATTACAAATGAAAGAATAACTTTTGGTGTTGAATTACTATTTATAGTTATTTTAATTAGTTTAGCATTATATAAAAAACGTACGAACGTAGAATATTGTGATAATTGTAATACACCCTTAAAAGATAGTATTTATTCTTGCAATACTTGTGGTGCTCCTTTAGTTAATGAAGTTTATAAAGAGATAAAAACAGAAGCTTCATATATTATTAGATTGATAATGAAAAATAAAAATAGCTTCCAAGAGGTTAAAGAGGTTTTAGCAAACCAATATAAAAAAATTGGTTTAGAAGATATAGTTATAGATAAAGACAATACTTTTATGATTAAAAATGATAAAAATGCATATATACTTCTACGGACAAACAATTTTGATTTGACAATAGAAACTTTTAATGTAAATAAACCTAACTTAGATGAATATAGGAATCTATTTATCCTTAAGCCTAGAAAAAGAGATAAACTCTAAAAAGATTTTATCTCTTTTGATAAAATTAAACTATTCTTTTTATAAACACTTTAAAATCTAAATCACAATCTGCAAATGGATGGTTATAATCAACTGTAACTTCATCTTTTGTTACTTCTGTAACTGTAGCTTTTATTAGGTTTCCATTGTCATCATCTGCTTCTAAAACAAGACCAATCTCTAAATCAATACCTTCAAAATCTGAAATTGGCAATTTTTCTGTTAAACTTGGATCATGTTTTCCATAAGCATCTTGAGCAACAATTTTTACCTCTTTTGTTTCACCCTCATTCATATCCTTAATAGCTTCTTCTAAGCCAGGGATAATCTCTCCTGTACCATATGAAAACTCAATAGGACTTCCATCAAAGTTTGTTTCTATTTGTGTGCCATTAACTTTTAATTCATAGTGCATAACTACAAGTTGTTTATTTTTTATAGCCATAATAGTCCTTTTTTTATTTTTGAATTAAAATAGTATCTAAAAATAATAATATAGACTTAAAATAAAAAGTAAGCTTCAATAAATATCTTTTTAATTAAAATATATTCTATGTTTATTAAAATATATATATTAATACTAATTTCTTTCTCTTTTCTTAATGCTTCTTTTGAAAAAGTTTCAATCGGCACCATTGATAAGTATTATAAAAATAAAATTTCAAAAGATCAAATATATAAGATAATAAAGGAGATTGAATCTACTTTTGAAAACCAATTAGATAAAGATATATTTGATTATTCTGTTGATGGTAAACCTATAAATTTTATTTTTATCCCACCCTCGAAATTGGAAAATACAATCTCCAAAAAAATCTCAAGAATAGAAGTTAAAAAGCAGAAAATACAAGAGTTAAAAGATTACTTTCCAAATAAAAAAAATAAAATAGAAAAAACAAAAGCTATATTAAATAAGCAACAAAAAGTGTTAAATGAAAAAGTGAAAAGATACAATAACTATATAATAAAAATAAATTCAAAAAAAGATTTAAGCAAAGAGGAGTTAAATAAAGCAAAAGTATATTCAAAAAAAGAAAAAAATATTTTAAATAGTGAAATTAAAAAGTTAAAAGCAAAACGTAGAGATTTAAGAAGAGATATTACAAGGTTTAATTCAAAAGTTATTAGTTTCAATAACTTGATAAACGATTTTAATAGATTAAATATCCAATTAGAATCAATGAATAGAAACTATTCTAAAATTAGAGGTCGAACTTTTGGTTTACAAACTATTGAAAAGAAAACAACTTTTATAGATGGAAAGAAAAAAGAGGAGAAAAAAATCTCTACTTCAATGGATAAAATAGAGATTTATGGTTTTAAAAACTTGGATGAATTAAAAATTATTTTAGCTCATGAAATAGCCCATTTAGTTGGTTTACCTCATGTAGATGTAAAAAATGCCTTAATGAATCCTATTATTCAAAAATCACAATTAGAAGAAGGATTAAATTTAACCCCTGCAGATATAGAACTATTTAATAAATATTTAGATTAAAAGGAATCTTATGATTAAGATAAGTGAAGCAAGTATAGATGATAGTGAAGCAATCTCAAATCTACTTGAACAATTAGATTACTCTGATACTAGTAGATTTATAAATAAAAGAATAAAAGAGCTTATTGAACATGAAGATGAAACTTTATTAGTAGCGAAAATTAACACAAAAGTTGTAGCAGTTTTATCTTTACATTTTATACCACAGTTAGCCCTTGAAGGTGATTTTTGTCGCATTAGTTATTTTTGTGTTGATGAAGATAGTAGAAGTTGTGGAGTAGGTGCACTTTTAGAATCTTATGCAGTAAAAATTGCAAAAGAAAAAAAGTGTGACAGAATAGAAGTTCATTGTAATAAAAGAAGAGAAAAAGCACATAAATTTTATTATAAACAAGGTTATGTTGAATCCCCCAAATATTTAATAAAGTCTCTAGTTTAATTGCTATATAATTTCAAAAAAATTTAGGAGTAAGATATTATGACAATAGCAGTTTTTTGTGGTTCTAGTAGTGGTAATGATAATGATTTTTTGGATTCTACAAAAGAGTTAGGTAAATATTTTGCTTTAAATGGTATTGATGTTGTTTATGGTGGTGGTAAAGTTGGTCTAATGGGTGCACTTGCTGATTCTGTAATGCAAAATGGTGGAAAAGTTTATGGAGTAATCCCTGAAAAACTAAAAGAAAAAGAGTTAGCCCATACAGATATAACACAGCTTAATGTAGTTTCCAATATGCATGAAAGAAAAGCTTTAATGGCAAGTAAAGCTGATGCTTTTGTAACATTAGCAGGTGGAGCTGGCACTTTAGAAGAGATTTTTGAAGTATGGACTTGGGCACAATTAGGTTTTCACTCTAAACCTTGTGCTTTTTATAATATAAACGGATTTTATAACAAACTTTTTGAGATGCTTGAAGGTATGTGTGATTCTGGTTTTTTAAAAAAAGATTATGTTGATATGCTTATAAAAACAGATGATAAAGATGAACTATTAAAAGCTATAAAAGAGTATATTCCACCCAAAAATAAATGGTAAATTATATGATTATATGATTTGATTTATCATCACTTATATGTTTTTTTACCTCTTTACATAACTGTGGGAAGAAGATAAGAAAATCTTCTTCTATACTATCAATATTTGAATTTACAATATCAAAATATCTATGTGTAGTATCTCTTTTTAGCAACCTTTGTGAAAGTTTATAATCTACTCTTAAAAAAGCTTTTTCTAAATCACTTAGTGTTTTGTATTGGTTTAATATATCATGCCGAATTAATCTCTCAAGGGGAGTTTGCGCAGTTAAAGGGAGTGAATCTAATTTTTTCATGGCATTCATATGAAACTCATCTAAAAACTTATTTATCGGTATATTTGAAAATTTATCCCAATTTTTTGTTAAAAGATAATCATAAGTCAAATCAATAACTACAGCTTTTAATAAGCCTTTTGAACCTAATTTATTTTTGCTATTTTTAAAAAATAAGTGAGAATCTGTGTATGAATCAATAATTTTATGAACATACATGCCTTTTTTTATATTTTCATTTGCATTTTCCCATACTTTCCCTTTAAGTGGGTCAGCAAGATAGTTTCCAATTTGAAAGTCTGTATTAAGTTCTGATAAAAAAATGTGTGCAATCCAATTCATAGATAGAAGAGTACAAAAGTTTACATTAAAGGTATGTAAACTTTTGTTTTGTTTTTAGTTTTCTCTAAACTGTTTTGATGCTATTTCAAGATACCCTATAAATGATGAGTAGATTAGACCACAGATTAAGAAAAGTAAAACTTGCTTTCCAAAACTTAGATACCAAAATGGCTCATCAAATATTCCTGATAACATATAAACAGGCAATAATAATACATCCCCCACAGATGTAGAAAGTTGAGAATACAAAAAAACTCCAATAAGCGGTGAAATAATCCCTATAGTGAATCCACAAAGAAGTGTTATCATAAGAGCCCCTTATATTTTTGTTGTTTAGCTTCTAGATTCTTATAATAACAAGTTTTTAGAATAATTAAAAATAACTTAATAAAAAATTACATATTTTTTACATAATCTTACATAAAGTAACAGATTATCAAATTTATATTTGATAATCTGGTGTGTTGTCTTTCCATTCAAAAATAAAACACATAGGTAGCTTATTTTTCTTATTCATAATTAATGCTGTAATAGTAGCAGATATAAATATAGATAAGATGGCTACTAATGATGAAAAAGCAAGTGTTGACATACCAGTTAAACCTTGTCCAACTGTACAACCAATAGCCATGATACCACCTGTACCCATTAAACTTCCACCTATAATATTGTATTTTACTTTGTGTTGACCTTTTGATGCAGTACAACCAAAGCTGTATCTTCTGTTTACTTTAGCCATTAAAAATGCACCAGCTAATACACCAAAAACTAGACTTATTGCAAAAGTTAATTCAGATATTTGATAATATGTAAAAAACTCCATAGTTTTTGCTGCAGGATAAACAAAAGTTATTCCTGTAAGTTCAATAACTCTTTCCATACTCTCTTCACCAATTACACCTGTAATATACCATGAAGCTCCAACAAATAGTCCAAGTATTACACCATCCCATAATGAAGGTAATCTTTTTATCTTTTTTACCAAAATATATAAAAGAATAAGTAATAAAATACTAATCACATAAATATTCATAGAAACATTTCCAATATAAGATGATAAGTTTATTAATGTTTCATTGTTAATAATTAAAGGATTTAAAATCTCACCCATAAAACCTTTTGCAGTTGAATATCCAAAAATTGCTATAAAAACTAATACAATAAGTGAATTAATATCACCTTGGGCAAATTTAATAAGGTGTCGATTACTACAACCATCTGATAACATCATACCTACTCCAAAAAGTAGACCGCCAATGATAATTGCAAAGTAGTTTATATTTTCTTTGTAATAAACAGTTTGGGTTAAGTCAAGTTCATATATTGAACTTACAATAAACGTAGAGATTATTCCAATAAGCATAGCCACAACTACAGATGAGCCTCTCATAGTTGATTTAGTTAATATATAATCTTTAATAGAACCACTAAAACAAAATTGATTTTTTTGTGCAACAGCTCCAAAGGCTAAACCTAAAAGAAAGCCAAGTATGTTTACTATCTCAAAAACCTCGAAATCTGACATATTAATCCTTACTAAATAAATAAAGTTTTGATTTTAGTATTATATATGTTAAATTATAAGAGATATATACGAGGTTTTTATTAGAATTATAATTTAAGCTAAAATATATATGATTAAATTAGTCAAGTATAAATTACACCTCTTGATTTTCAACTTTCATATCTTCAAGCCCTTCTAATATATCTAAAGCTTGTTCTTGTGTAATTGTATTGTTTTCAATATCTATTAATACTTCATCAAAGTATAATTTTACTTTCAACATATACTCCAATTCTTCTTTTATAGCTTTTTTCTTTTTTTGTGAATACTCTTTTTCAAGCTCTTGTACATCTTTGTTTACTTCTACTAATACATCAGTTTTTAAAAGAGTTTCAAGTTCTTTTATATAATCCATTTTAATCCTTTGTATTTAAAAAAGGTATTGTATCAAAAAAAATATTTTGTATAGTAAAAATATATATTAATAATACTATTTATTATCCTTTTAAAATTTCAAAAAAAGTTGTACAATTAGATAAAAAGTTGGATAAAACAATGATTGATTTAATTAAAAAATTGCCAAAAGCAGAATTACATCTGCATATAGAAGGTACTTTAGAGCCAGAATTGATGTTGGAATTAGCCCAACGAAACTCTATTGATATACCTTATAGTACTGTCGAAGATATAGAAAAAGCATATAATTTTACTGACTTACAAAGTTTTTTAGATATCTACTATGAAG is a window of Halarcobacter sp. DNA encoding:
- a CDS encoding DUF2391 family protein gives rise to the protein MSKDLRFNLEDVSQIIIGSFALAIPISFSEEAWRLSETLPFFNLGLLLILSFCFLGFYTFQGIFQGNVKSRLFAFIFRVFIAYLIAMVVVFLILLAIDKLPLIDETIIAIKRIIVISMPASMGAIIVDGFDKE
- a CDS encoding cupin domain-containing protein, translated to MLVDNIFDDIIIDKKNEQFTDIIKNKSVRIEKIVSNGQSSPKDFWYCQDENEFVIILKGEAILEFENEKVPMLEGDFINIPSKTKHRVEYTLKDGVTIWLAVFYN
- a CDS encoding PAS domain S-box protein, yielding MRFFNSLRFKLVAFSLLIEITALSLLIINADRLILNYLSSSITKQIESTKSNFQASLLPLLVERDYATLDSLLKDYVGSEDLIYILIKKDDKTISSANWHQNDSLPKQSYSLKNDENIYHTSVDIMFSNQSYGKVYFGFNTSFLHQASKELFSQSFFIASLEILLSILLLFTIGYLLTKHLTTLTQASEKISQNEFDINLKIKTKDEIGVLSKTFNKMVGKIKSQISMIEERNQFKKAIFDNIAYNVVVFDKNGLITSFNKRAEINFGYSSEEVVNKKNITIFCQKKDLEKRAKELSIIYKEEIEANHKVITFKTDKGLENQSYWEIKTKNNQKMIVKLIITALRDENEKVTGYIGVAEDKTEKYYLEKSLKEETHRIKTILDNAGDFIHILDIKGNLYMYSTSFINSLGYTEEEAKTLNVKDWDIKLDFKDTIEDLISNPKTFETKHKRKDGTLFDVEIKTKDIVLDGNPYLYAASRDITQRNKIQEELKQKDMLLQQQTRLSSMGEMIGNIAHQWRQPLSLISAIATSYQLKSEMEQTSTQEETLKNMKKINDTVQYLSKTIEDFRNFFRSSTEKEIFKLSKVIKDCENITSATYKNNHIVLKKVIEDPDMEYNGASSMLAQVILNLFSNAKDVLVEKQIKNKIVKITLKYENNSTIIKVKDNAGGVPENIVDKIFDPYFTTKHQSQGTGIGLYMSSQIIQKHFNGIISVRNVEDEDGLGAEFIVKI
- a CDS encoding PhnD/SsuA/transferrin family substrate-binding protein — protein: MKLIKLILLFSFFSIFCVADSLKIGVTPYTNALKIIKIYKPLTDFLTKELNTNVEVYTSSNYKKFYEDVESGDFDLIVTSPHFGALHIQNGFIPIYRYNTSLDLLIIVLKDSPYKKISDLKNTTIATPDYLAALNIGGVKTLLDNGLIEGKNFKLEDLGSHTSAIKSVLLKTTDASITTYSPLKQFSDKELLKKIRILESDFKMPHLFTLANPKLNKNKINQIKEKLKKFEKSSEGKIFFKKTGYKGYINISKEDIESLLTVSKDTKKYLGIK
- a CDS encoding peptidylprolyl isomerase translates to MAIENNQLVSINYELKIEGEIVDSNIDKEPLEFTYGSGQIIPGLESRIADMNVNDTKEINVPAQEAYGEYNPEAKQLVPKEQFGDLELQIGMPLQGQGEGGQPIQVVVTNILDNEVEVDFNHPLAGKNLDFSITIQAIK
- a CDS encoding flavodoxin — protein: MEKIGLFFGSDTGTTEEIVEKIKDLFSKEIEIHNISNTKKEDIEKYKNLILASPTWGDGDLQSDWEDFEENLENIDFSNKTVALLGIGDQEGYEDTFCNALGHLYGYVKDANIIGQTSTDGYEFEESTAVVNDKFIGLVLDEDNQSELTDKRLEDWVKDIENKF
- a CDS encoding FKBP-type peptidyl-prolyl cis-trans isomerase; protein product: MAIKNKQLVVMHYELKVNGTQIETNFDGSPIEFSYGTGEIIPGLEEAIKDMNEGETKEVKIVAQDAYGKHDPSLTEKLPISDFEGIDLEIGLVLEADDDNGNLIKATVTEVTKDEVTVDYNHPFADCDLDFKVFIKRIV
- a CDS encoding matrixin family metalloprotease produces the protein MFIKIYILILISFSFLNASFEKVSIGTIDKYYKNKISKDQIYKIIKEIESTFENQLDKDIFDYSVDGKPINFIFIPPSKLENTISKKISRIEVKKQKIQELKDYFPNKKNKIEKTKAILNKQQKVLNEKVKRYNNYIIKINSKKDLSKEELNKAKVYSKKEKNILNSEIKKLKAKRRDLRRDITRFNSKVISFNNLINDFNRLNIQLESMNRNYSKIRGRTFGLQTIEKKTTFIDGKKKEEKKISTSMDKIEIYGFKNLDELKIILAHEIAHLVGLPHVDVKNALMNPIIQKSQLEEGLNLTPADIELFNKYLD
- a CDS encoding GNAT family N-acetyltransferase translates to MIKISEASIDDSEAISNLLEQLDYSDTSRFINKRIKELIEHEDETLLVAKINTKVVAVLSLHFIPQLALEGDFCRISYFCVDEDSRSCGVGALLESYAVKIAKEKKCDRIEVHCNKRREKAHKFYYKQGYVESPKYLIKSLV
- a CDS encoding TIGR00730 family Rossman fold protein; this translates as MTIAVFCGSSSGNDNDFLDSTKELGKYFALNGIDVVYGGGKVGLMGALADSVMQNGGKVYGVIPEKLKEKELAHTDITQLNVVSNMHERKALMASKADAFVTLAGGAGTLEEIFEVWTWAQLGFHSKPCAFYNINGFYNKLFEMLEGMCDSGFLKKDYVDMLIKTDDKDELLKAIKEYIPPKNKW
- a CDS encoding acyl carrier protein phosphodiesterase yields the protein MNWIAHIFLSELNTDFQIGNYLADPLKGKVWENANENIKKGMYVHKIIDSYTDSHLFFKNSKNKLGSKGLLKAVVIDLTYDYLLTKNWDKFSNIPINKFLDEFHMNAMKKLDSLPLTAQTPLERLIRHDILNQYKTLSDLEKAFLRVDYKLSQRLLKRDTTHRYFDIVNSNIDSIEEDFLIFFPQLCKEVKKHISDDKSNHIII
- a CDS encoding YeeE/YedE family protein, translating into MSDFEVFEIVNILGFLLGLAFGAVAQKNQFCFSGSIKDYILTKSTMRGSSVVVAMLIGIISTFIVSSIYELDLTQTVYYKENINYFAIIIGGLLFGVGMMLSDGCSNRHLIKFAQGDINSLIVLVFIAIFGYSTAKGFMGEILNPLIINNETLINLSSYIGNVSMNIYVISILLLILLYILVKKIKRLPSLWDGVILGLFVGASWYITGVIGEESMERVIELTGITFVYPAAKTMEFFTYYQISELTFAISLVFGVLAGAFLMAKVNRRYSFGCTASKGQHKVKYNIIGGSLMGTGGIMAIGCTVGQGLTGMSTLAFSSLVAILSIFISATITALIMNKKNKLPMCFIFEWKDNTPDYQI